A stretch of Glandiceps talaboti chromosome 18, keGlaTala1.1, whole genome shotgun sequence DNA encodes these proteins:
- the LOC144449498 gene encoding extracellular tyrosine-protein kinase PKDCC-like, which translates to MVSLMMYFAHRTRMTPLVLLLLLPVAMAIYLIYMLHKQYPTNEIAQEQQHRISHLQGLVEKLNNEITDTLAERDLLRQKLQFVVGNLSQQIHVISKENGDTWMNKYLADLPNENVVTENDHIWGCKQLDTIQVLSNLGQGYSKLVQEGVYGRTHVAVKSVSTAVHDVQSCLNSGSYKKTEDCYLLANYKLLKEALMLRELKHNNIIKLLGLCVRSEKHSPYIHERGITSVVELGSQDAVQLHKLRKLPWQQRLKICQSIARLLDFMSDSSLGSLQIPDFKEEQFVMVNGVIKLSDVDDVTNVEPVCDSNLQCLIDARQIGIKCHSNYHCIGMNAALNLYRAYNVFFGPLLNSDTPPELQNTVTKLLLDIENFNVDAEELVQSLERLEQQELKLHD; encoded by the exons ATGGTATCTTTGATGATGTATTTTGCTCATAGGACCAGAATGACACCTTTGGTATTACTGTTGTTGTTACCAGTAGCCATGGCGATATACCTCATTTACATGCTACACAAACAGTACCCAACCAATGAGATTGCACAAGAACAACAACACAGAATATCTCACCTGCAAGGTTTAGTTGAAAAACTGAACAACGAAATAACAGACACTTTAGCAGAACGAGATCTTCTCAGGCAGAAGCTACAGTTTGTAGTTGGAAATTTAAGTCAACAAATACATGTGATTTCTAAAGAGAATGGGGATACATGGATGAATAAATATTTGGCGGACCTCCCGAATGAAAATGTGGTGACAGAAAACGATCACATTTGGGGGTGTAAACAGTTGGATACGATTCAAGTTCTTTCAAACCTAGGGCAGGGATATAGTAAACTTGTTCAAGAAGGTGTTTATGGTAGAACACATGTCGCAGTGAAGAGTGTATCCACAGCTGTACATGACGTACAAAGCTGCTTAAACTCAGGAAGTTATAAGAAAACAGAGGATTGTTACCTTTTGGCAAACTACAAACTTCTGAAAGAGGCATTGATGCTGAGAGAATTAAAACACAACAACATCATTAAATTGCTAGGTCTGTGTGTACGAAGCGAAAAACATAGTCCATACATTCATGAGAGAGGAATCACATCAGTAGTGGAACTAGGATCCCAAGATGCAGTGCAACTTCACAAATTAAGgaagttaccatggcaacagaggTTAAAG aTTTGTCAATCCATAGCCAGACTACTTGACTTTATGTCTGATTCATCACTTGGTAGTTTACAAATACCAGACTTCAAAGAAGAACAGTTCGTTATGGTCAATGGTGTTATCAAATTATCTGACGTTGATGATGTCACCAATGTTGAACCAGTTTGTGATAGTAACTTACAGTGTTTAATAGATGCTAGGCAGATAG GTATCAAGTGCCACAGTAATTACCACTGCATTGGAATGAATGCAGCACTCAACCTGTATAGAGCTTACAATGTATTCTTTGGTCCACTGCTGAACAGTGACACTCCACCAGAATTACAAAATACTGTCACCAAACTGTTACTAGATATTGAAAACTTCAATGTTGATGCTGAGGAACTGGTGCAAAGTTTAGAAAGACTGGAACAACAAGAACTCAAATTACATGATTAG
- the LOC144449077 gene encoding DNA-directed RNA polymerase II subunit RPB11-a codes for MNAPPTFESFLLYEGEKKITIAKDTKVPNAAIFTVNKEDHTLGNLLRSQLLKDPQVLFAGYKVPHPLESKFVLRVQTTPDYSPQEAFTNAITDLISEISLLEERFKVSVREKQEGLE; via the exons ATGAATGCGCCACCAACATTCGAATCGTTCTTACTCTACGAAGGAGAGAAGAA GATCACAATCGCCAAAGATACCAAAGTCCCAAATGCTGCCATATTTACAGTCAACAAAGAAGATCATACACTAGGAAATCTACTTAGAAG TCAGTTACTGAAAGATCCACAGGTGTTATTTGCTGGCTATAAAGTTCCACATCCTCTAGAATCTAAATTTGTACTGAGAGTACAGACCACACCAGATTACAGTCCACAAGAAGCCTTTACAAATGCCATCACAGATCTTATCAGTGAGATTTCACTCTTGGAGGAAAGATTTAAG GTTTCAGTTAGGGAAAAGCAAGAAGGTTTGGAATAA
- the LOC144449436 gene encoding rRNA methyltransferase 1, mitochondrial-like: MFVNICTRRFGSARSILRLGFNARKSSTVGNGSDHAVDQGISHEHDGVQSDESGFRNERFDLTPSTKARNRVTMPAAPTTFGNAVKTVTAKRRSQITRQPPNQARENMMAFEKSKRIIEEDDFRSKRNRQENGETFYRRPKSTVADFERKGTQLINENYNFNQDRDIETRSGDLLDIEEEGFGRSQRKNLSTPSWKRERPATALRTYRKGVVKYKPKDGNDMLFGISPCIIALMENRREIYQVFIKKGLLGKSKREELQQIHSLCRDKGLELKEVDKINLDDMSGGRPHQGICMEVSRLYFESLSEEENTSLQELSGNSDVKICVALDQIKDPMNFGAILRSSYFMGVDKVISSKKNCCPLTPVVSKASAGTMEAMKIYTVPKLSDLLQNLSDHGWDIIGTCNLSSENLLRDKPVIRADHFQLEKPTVLVLGNEGYGVRGEVLHTCSKLIAIPPGRQLHPHVDSLNVSVVTGILLYALLQGRPTS; encoded by the exons ATGTTTGTCAACATCTGTACAAGGAGGTTTGGATCTGCCAGAAGTATTTTACGCCTGGGATTCAACGCAAGAAAGTCGTCAACGGTCGGTAATGGCAGCGACCACGCAGTCGATCAGGGAATTAGCCACGAGCACGACGGAGTTCAGTCAGATGAAAGTGGGTTCAGGAATGAACGTTTTGATTTAACGCCGTCTACAAAAGCACGGAACCGTGTGACAATGCCAGCCGCACCAACAACATTTGGAAACGCAGTGAAAACTGTCACTGCGAAACGGAGATCTCAAATAACGAGGCAACCTCCAAACCAGGCGAGAGAGAACATGATGGCATTCGAGAAAAGTAAACGTATAATCGAAGAGGACGACTTTCGGTCAAAAAGGAACAGACAAGAAAATGGAGAGACGTTCTATCGCAGACCAAAAAGTACTGTTGCAGACTTTGAGAGGAAAGGTACACAacttataaatgaaaattacaatttcaatcAGGACCGTGATATTGAAACAAGAAGCGGAGATCTTCTTGACATTGAAGAAGAGGGGTTTGGAAGAAGTCAGAGAAAGAACTTGTCAACGCCAAGTTGGAAGAGAGAAAGGCCTGCAACTGCACTGAGAACGTATAGAAAAGG TGTTGTGAAGTACAAGCCCAAAGATGGCAATGACATGTTATTTGGAATATCACCGTGTATTATTGCACTGATGGAAAATAGGAGAGAAATTTACCAAGTGTTCATCAAGAAAGGATTGCTTGGTAAAAGTAAGAGAGAAGAATTACAACAAATCCATTCACTCTGTAGAGATAAAGGACTGGAACTTAAAGAAGTTGATAAAATAAATCTAGATGATATGAGTGGAGGAAGACCACACCAG GGAATTTGCATGGAGGTAAGTCGACTATATTTTGAGTCGTTATCAGAAGAAGAAAACACCTCACTGCAGGAACTGTCTGGAAATAGTGATGTGAAAATTTGTGTTGCTCTGGATCAAATCAAG GATCCCATGAACTTTGGTGCAATTCTCAGGTCCAGCTATTTCATGGGTGTTGATAAAGTAATatcatcaaagaaaaattg ttGCCCATTGACTCCTGTTGTTAGTAAAGCCAGTGCTGGTACCATGGAAGCAATGAAGATATATACTGTACCAAAACTAAGTGATTTACTACAG AATCTTTCAGATCATGGCTGGGATATCATAGGAACATGTAATTTATCGTCAGAAAATCTACTGAGAGATAAACCAGTCATCAGAGCTGATCATTTTCAACTTGAAAAACCAACTGTACTCGTACTTG GAAATGAAGGTTATGGTGTCAGAGGTGaagtattacatacatgttcCAAACTGATTGCAATACCACCTGGTAGACAGCTACATCCACATGTCGACTCTTTAAATGTTTCTGTGGTAACAG GAATTCTGCTCTATGCTTTGTTACAAGGAAGACCAACTTCATGA